The Elaeis guineensis isolate ETL-2024a chromosome 13, EG11, whole genome shotgun sequence genome includes a region encoding these proteins:
- the LOC105056818 gene encoding large ribosomal subunit protein uL29c, with protein MIALGVSSPPSSSSPFGLASFASPPRPSLRILSPFPSLKSSFHGIRIGNDVRALTPLPSRRGGGGGGRMVVRMAKREEEMKEIRAKTTEELNEEVIDLKGELIMLHLQKSARNEFKSSEFSRMRKRIARMLTVKREREIEQGINKRLSRKLDKKWKKSIVVRPPPSLRKKQEEQKAAEAEKST; from the exons ATGATAGCTCTCGGGGTCTCGTCacctccctcctcctcctcgccATTTGGCCTCGCTtccttcgcctctcctcctcgtCCTTCGCTTAGAATTTTGTCTCCGTTTCCTTCTCTGAAGTCCTCCTTCCATGGAATCCGGATTGGGAACGACGTCCGAGCTCTGACGCCGTTGCCGTCGCgccgcggcggcggcggcggcggacggATGGTGGTGAGGATGGCGAAGAGGGAGGAGGAGATGAAGGAGATTAGGGCGAAGACGACGGAGGAGCTTAACGAGGAGGTCATCGACCTCAAGGGGGAGCTCATCATGCTCCACCTCCAGAAGTCCGCCCGGAATGAGTTCAAATCCAGCGAATTCTCCCGCATGCGCAAAAGG ATTGCTCGCATGCTGACTgttaaaagagagagggagattgAACAGGGGATCAACAAGAGACTGTCAAGGAAACTTGATAAGAAATGGAAGAAAAGCATTGTCGTCAGACCACCGCCATCTCTGAGGAAGAAGCAGGAGGAGCAGAAAGCAGCAGAGGCAGAGAAGTCAACATAA